ATATCCCTGTGTCTTTCCAAGATCTCTTTCTCTCTGGTGACTAACAACAGGTCGTCTAAATATTGATATATTTCCAGACCCTCTTCCGTGAGCTTTGCGATGACAACTACCAACACTTTTGTGAATGTCCTAGGGGATGTGGCTAACCCAAAAGGCAGGCATGTAAACTGCAGATGTTGATAATTTATGGAAAATCGCAAGAACCGCTGATGCTCTGTGGCCACTGGCACATGTAAATAAGCGTCTTTCAAGTCAATTGTGCAAAGCCAATGCCCTGGACGTATTGCTGCTCTTATAGTTTGTATTGTTTCCATCTTGAAAGGTAGTCGTTTAGATGTCTGAGGTCTAATATTGGTCTCATCTCACCTGATGCCTTTATTATTAGAAAGAGAGGAGAATAGAAGCCTTTGCCTTCTTCTCCCTGAGGCACATGAACTACTGCCCCCTTGGAAAGTAGATCTGTAATATACTTTTCCATTACATCCTGTTTAAAAGGGAAACTGGATAAGGAGTGTTgataaaattgtgaaaaagagGTTTGTGACAGAATACCAGTCAATACCCTCTCTTCCCGACTGAGCAAACCCAAGCGTCCTGTATCTCCTCTGCCCAAACCTCCCAAAACTGAAGCAATCTTGCCCCAACCTTGGGAAGATGGACTAACCCCCTGTCATTGTGACTTCTGCTGGGCCTTGGGAGATCTTGGGTTCTTGGACTTATTGCTTCAAAAAAGACTGGACTGTCCTGCTCTCCAAGAAGATGAACGAAAAGGCTCCTTACCAGGCCCATATGATCTGAAATCTTCTCTTCTCTTAGTAACAAATTTGTCTGTCTGACGTCTAGAAGGATCTTTAAACCTTCTTGGGGTTTGGGGGAGGAAAGTGCTTTTCCCCCCAAATAGCATCTTCCCTTCAAATGGTAATTTGCATAACGCATTCTTTGAGGCTGTATCTGCGAACCAATATTTAAGCCCGAGCTCCTTGCTACTACAGCTAAAGCCACTGATCTCGCTGATAATTTAGTCAGATCTCCTGCTGCTCCAAGACAAAAAGCTGTGGACAATTTTAAATCTGCCAGGGATGCCAAGATTCTCTCACGGGGCTCACCTCCCCTGGTCATTTGCTCTATATCTTCTATCCAAATGGACAGAGCCTTAACCACTGACACCAAGGCTATAGAGGGCTTGCACATGGCTCCTGTTGTCATATATAACTTCTTAAGCTCCGTCTCCATTCGCCTTTCCATCGGATGCTTCAATGCTGAGACATCATCAATTGGAAGGGCTGTCTTCCTGGATAAACTGGCCACTGGCGCATCCACAGTTGGAGGACTATGCCATACTTCCTGTGAATCCGGAGGAAAGGGATATAGCTTACCAAACTTGGCCTCCACTGGCACCTCCCTGGACATCTTGTGCCACTCTGAACTCACAACATCCTGCACCTCCTTGTGCACTGGAAAGGTGTGCTTTTTCTTTTTGGCAAAAAATACATTAGTCGCTGACTGACCATGCTCCTCTAATACTAATGCCTCACTGCCTTAATAAAGTCTGGTATATATTTCATATCAAAGAAGGAGGTTTCCTCTTCCCCTTCCTCTTCAGATGAACTTAAATCTGACTCTATATCCTCAGGCACATCAGGCTGATTTGACTGGATCACAGAAGGAGCCACTTGAGCAGTTGTTGCTTCCTGAATGCCCAGAGAAACAGCCTGCTTAATCCAGGCTAATATATCCTCCTGTGACGTTTCCCTGGATGTTGATGGGGTCTGTGATAAATCTATGTTTGGAGCATGCTTCTGTGCCGGTGGAATGTCTGTATCTCCTTCTAAGATCTCAGCCACACATTCCTTGCACAGCCTCTTGTTTGGGAGAGCAGGCTTCTTACAAGCTTTACAGGGTCTGACATCCTTATCTTGTGACCTCTGCCTTTTCCTGGCCGTCTCTTCAACAGGGGTAGTAAGCCTACAAGCTATAACAGCCATTAATAACACACTTTTTTCGTTGCAGCACAACTGACAGGAACAGAAATCACCGAGTAGCCTTAGGGGCAGCACCTTTCTCAGCAGCCGGGTCCATTCTGGGAGTGTTTCTGCTCAAACTGATCTGCGGGTGCATAAGGCAAAGCAGACCCCGGCTGCCGGCAAGATAAGGCTGTGCTGATTGATGACATTAATGCCCACACAGACATGCATTCCTACCAAGAACGGTATCTTTCCCCGGCTGCAATAGGGGACCCGCTCCTGAGAAAGCGCTATGGCAATCACAATGGAGCAGGCATCAGGCGGAGAAAGTGTATCAGAAAACTGCGCCTGGAATCTGACCCTAAAGAGGCCCAAGTgagttctaaaaaaataaaaaccaaaaccGATCTGGTCCTGGacagaacagaagaaaaaaaagatggaGGAGGGCAGGAAGGGGTGGGTATTTAATGCATTGCTTTATTAACCCTTCTGTGTCCTGACAGTATGGTAGAGGATAAAcccaaatgttatgctgccagggGATGGCCCAATGGCAATGCTTGTTACTATGCATACTTTGGTGGCCCTAAGTTAATTTTCTAACTTGAATATCCGTGTACTTTCCTTTTATTCCCTGCTGTTGCCTTACACAGGGGAACCTCTTCCTCTGCAGGAAATAGGGAGCAAAGGAAATTGTACAATAAGCCAGAATATTCCCACTCTCACCCCTGTGGGTATCGCCGGCGCCACTAAACTGGAACTAAGAGCGGCATCTGTGTCCCTATAGCTTTTGTTTTGcttaggaaaaaaaattaaagtgggcAAATTGAATTGTTCTGCTGCCCCTTTTATTTTCATAGGCTCCAATACCCAAGAGAGGTAACATTTTATCTTTTCCTTTATTCTTATGTTTGTGGAAAAAGAGCCAATGGCTTCCAAGGAAAGTGAATGATTCTGAGATCCCTCCCTGCTGcttggatagggttgccacctaagAGGGCAGGGAGGAGGAGgggccatgacatcacaggggtggggctatgacgtggtgattggccaatcattgtgtcaatgttactgagtcctgcctggttttcctaattagggaaactgggcaggaggttttgacccaggcagccctgctgaaaaccaggctgtctgggtcaaaacggAACATATGGCAACCCTATACCTGGTACATGAAAGCAACAGAACCCCAACTCTCCAATGTCTCTGCCCCTCTCCCAATGAGATGGGATGCCTGGCGCTAATGCTCTGTGTGACATCCCAGCAGTCTACAGATGTTACATTGAGCCTTATGGCTGATCTTTCCCTGTTACTTGACAACACTATGATGATATATTTATAAGTTAGTTACAGAAAGAAGTTATCAGCGAATACTCATCTGCTGCATCTCACTGtcagtgtcacggtcggcacccaataccagaacaagtgccaagcaccctggtctcggctcgtgcttcaccagtagcgtgaccgcctttggctttgggaggagccctcagctactcggatgcctcctggacttatacgagaggtgcagagcaggagttctggctagcaacggggcacgactgtagataagtcttaaggccgatggtcacggtacagataggagtaggcaaattcgtggtcaaacaggctgggtcgaggcgggcagataactaggatcatcaggcaggcaatgggtcaaaccaggtaatcaatcagaaggatgaggtgGAAACAGTAGTcaaggacaggcacggatcaggatacagataatcagaatcgtcaaagccaggcagggtcaaaaacaggaacaaCCAAAAGCTTAAAGCACAAAtacaggcaccaggaataaacctatcacgggcaatgagtctaatgaaaatggccctttaaatagttaGAATTttgcgccattgcgcgctgacgtcatgacggcATGACGgcatgcgcctttaagatgcggaagtgcgcgcgcgcgcgcactaagAGGAAACCGGCGCATTGgaaggacggcgcggcgggcgtccccgccgagccagtaaggccctttttattacattacccccctctccagggggggccactggacccccaggtttctcaggaaacctagaatggaattgtttcctgagATGGTTAGCCTTGATGTCATTAACTGAAACCCAAGAATTCTCTTCAGGGCCATAGCCCTTCCACCTGACTAGATACTGGAGCCGACCACGCACCATACGAGAGTCGAGAAGCTCCTGTacctcaaactcggactgcccgtcaaccaatactgggggaggaacaggaAATACACGGACCTGGggagctggctttaaaagagaaacatggaaagaatcagaaatcttaaaggtttgTGGAAGTttaagacgaacagaagaggggtttataacctcagtaatagcataagggccaatgaatctaggccccaacttaagagaagggattctcaacttaatattctttgtggacagccagacagaatcaccaacttgatagtggggagcctccctgcgagatctgtcagcagatttcttttggaTCGGAGTAGCTTTAGAAAGTGActcatgaacatcagaccaaatTTTAGCAAACTGACTAATCGAAgaattaacagagggcacagacgacaatgaaccggaaaacgaaaatgcttttgggtgaagaccattaacaatgaaaaaaggagactgaccagtagaggagtgagtggcgttattatacgcaaattctgcccagggtaatGGCTCCGCCCAAGAGGACTGATTGTCAGACACATAACACCTCAGAaattgttcaagtgactggttaactctttcagtttggccattggtctgagggtgatatgcggtggaaaatgataattcaatcccaaccagagaacagaatggtcgccaaaatttagaaacaaattgcaccCCTCTATCTGAAacaatgttaatcggaaatccatgtaacctgaaaatattagacacaaataaatcagccaaggatttagcggaagggaggtgtgggaggggaatgaagtggctcatcttactaaacctatccactaccacCCAAATTACCGTTTTTCCTTGGGAAGGAGGgagatctacaataaaatccatcgaaagatgggaccagggtctgtcagggattggcagtgacctTAACAATCCCTGTGAAAGGTTTCTGGAAGACTTAGATCtatgacagacagaacatgaattaacaaaAGCTTTGACATCTCGAGTGAGGGAGGGCCACCAGACGCTAAGAGACAGGAGAGACACGgtcttggcaatgccagggtgccctgccattttggaatcgtgagcttcttttaacacctgttccctgagattttcaggaacaaatagcctcccggagggagtcccaactggggcagaagactgaactattgataaaaggttggtgagatcaacccccagagctgccacaatcaactcacccgggataatgggtatgcactccctagggtcaggaggattagattcaaaactcctagagagtgcatcagctttagtgtttttggagccaggcctataagtaatagaaaaattaaacctggtgaagaatagagcccacctagcctgtctagGGTTCAACCGTTTGGCCgactcaatatataataaatttttatgatctgtaaatacagaaacagcatgtttagccccctccagtaagtgccaccattcttcaaaggcccacttaattgctaacagttctctattaccaatatcgtagttggcttcagaaggggaaaaatttttagagaaaaatgcacaaGGGTGCAGTTTGTTAGTCAAAgggtgcctttgagagagaaccgcccctgccccaacctcagaggcatcgACCTCAACAATAAAGGGAAGGGCAGTATCAGGAtgacggagaatgggggcagatacaaattctttcttaagaaaattaaatgcttgcacagcCTCAGAAGGCTACAAGCtgggatctgctcccttcttagtaaggtcagtgatGGGGGCAACAATCAGGGAGAAGtttttaatgaactgacgatAATAGTTGGCGAAACCTAAAAACCTTTGGGTAGCACGTAGGGAAAGAGGTTGTGTCCAGTCCAGAACTgctcttactttctctggatccatttctagactcTTACTAGAAATATGGAACCCCAAGAACTGAACGGGATTAACCTCAAAagtgcatttttcaagtttcgcgTACAAATTATTTTCCCTTAACCTTCGTAACACCTCTTTGACATGACTACGATGGTCACTTAGGTTAGAGGAGAAAATCAGAATGTCATCCAGATAGACCACTACGAACACCCCCAGCAGATCccggaaaatgtcattgacaaattcctggaacATAGCGGGAGCATTGCAGAGACCAAAAGGCATTACTAAGTATTCATAGTGGCCATCCCTAGTGTtgaaagcagttttccactcatccccttccctgatACGAATGAGATTTTAAGCACCTCTAAGGTCAAGTTTAGTATAGATGTTGGCACCCTTAACGCGATCAAAAAGCTCAGAAattagtggaaggggatagcggTTTTTAACAGTAATCTTGTTAAGCCacctatagtcaatacatgggcgaagacctccgtccttcttgcccacaaaaaagaatccagcaccggcagggAAATTTGAGGGCCTAATGAACCCTCTTTTTAGATTTTCAGAAATATACTCTTTCATTACCtgggcctcgggcaatgaaagaggataagttctccctctggggggagtagagccAGGAATAAGGTCAATTGGGCAATCATAACGCCTATGAGGTGGTAGTGTCTCGGCAGCTTTCTTTGAAAATACATCAATATAGTCTTTATAAGCTGCGGGTAAGCCCTCCAGGGACGTGACTGCCACTATAGGAGAAATACATGAACCCATACAATTAGGTCCCCATTGAATAATTCTCCCAGATGCCCAGTCAATTGTGGGGTTATGAGTCTGGAGCCACGGCAACCCCAAAATGAGCGGAGAGGTAGCACCCTTTATGATGTAAAGTGCTAACTCCTCGTAATGAGAATTTATACTCAAAGACAGAGACatagttttctcagaaaccaatcctgatcctaaaggtctttgatctactgccatgattCTCATGGGGGTACTTAAAGGAAGTAAAGgtacaccaaatttggctgcaaaagcagGATCCAAAAAATTCGCCTCCGCCCCCGAGTCcacaaaagcagataccttgaccGAGCCCGTGGGCCAGGTTAGTTTGACtggaatcaaaatcctagaggcagataggggagaggaaacacctgcacccaaatggagctccccttctccatttaggcttgggagtttcccggcctcttaggacattgatttaagaaatgacccttctccccacagtatatacacaacccttgggaacgcctgtgagccttttcctcaggagataagcgggaaatgcccaattgcatgggttcttcctgaggcaaaggtacggaggggccagcacattcaaaattagacacagctttgggagagctgaaaaaattagaacgaagagaggtattcctctcaccccttctttccctctgtctcctatctacctggatggctaaagacatgaggtcatccaggttagaagataggggATAGTTGACCAGACTATCCTTGATAGAATCAGACAGGCCTAtgcagggtcaaaaacaggaacaaCCAAAAGCTTAAAGCACAAAtacaggcaccaggaataaacctatcacgggcaatgagccTAAtgaaaatggccctttaaatagtttgaatttcgcgccattgcgcgctaaCGTCATGAcaccagcgcgcatgcgcctttaagatgcggaagtgcgcgcgtgCACACTAAGAGGAGGCGCATTGgaaggacggcgcggcgggcgtccccgccgagccggtaaggcccttTTTATTACAGTCATCCAAGAAGGTTTATGTACTATAGTCAAGACAAAGTTGTAATTACATTATCCCATAGAACAGAACATAGGGAAGAGGAAGAGTTGGACAACATTATTGCCCACTTGGGATGCCCATAAGTCTGTGTATCAGCAAATACAAGTCCGGCCGGTAGGATCCAAACTGCAGGGCACAACGGCAGAACCGTAGGCTCAGGCAGGCAGAATACTGGAGGGAAACGGGCAGGGGGATGAATGCTATGAACACAATAATCACTCTCCAATGACCGGAGAAAAGTAAAAAGTGATTCCCACAAATTCTGTACATGAGAATAGTGTTAATAACAGGGAACCGGTGCCTGGGGATATAGACACAGGGAATGCTGCGAGATGCCCATAATACTGTAGCTCTCAATGGCtttacaagtgcagtgagcagagTGCAACATTGGGTgcaatcaccatattttttacccacaatgcagcattttccctctGATTCCTGTGTCAATTAGGTCATCTGGGGGAGACACACCTAATGCAACTGAATTACAATGAGAGAAGTGCCAGTGCTGATGGGTTTGTAATTGGGCAGAGCTGACTCATTAGATTACTGGCTGTGCCCAATTGGATCACACTTGTCgcaccctgtgtgtggggggaacagGTAGAACTGGTTACTGGGAGTCGGAGAAATCTTAGTTTAATTTCTTTTCTCTACCTCAGTGATGgaggctgctgatctgagagctGAGCTGAGCTGCTCCGTCTGCCGGAACATTTATACCAACCCTGTAATCCTGCCCTGTGGGCACAACTTCTGCCTCATCTGTATTGAGAAAACCTGGGACTGGCAGGAGGGGATAGAGGAAGATCCTTCCTGCCCTGAATGTAGGCAGAGATACGGGCAGAAACCTGAGCTGATAAAGAACCTGACACTGCGGAACATCGCAGAGCGATTCCTTTCTACTGACCCAGAGCCGGACGGGACTGAGAATTCTGGGAACAGAAAATGCTCCACCCACAACAAACTCCTGGACTGTTACTGCTATGAGGATGGGGCCCCTGTCTGTGTGTACTGCTGCCTGGCCAgggagcaccggggccacagggtggagctgctgagtgaggcctctgagaagaagaaagagaaactgaggaaagttctggagaaactgagcccagagagagaggagactgaggggcaaatccagaggctgcaggagcgcatgAGAAAAGTGGCAGAAGtggcagccggtgagacagagagagtcactgccctgtttaggggcatcagggaagagctggaagccctagagaagcgactcctgagtgacatctccaggcagaaagaggagctttCACTCCCACTctctgagctgatccaacagctggaaataaagaaggacgagctgtccaggaagatccggcacattgaggagctgtgcaacatggcagatccactcactgtcctacaggaacaatgggaatcccatggggctgccttttgtggggctgagggggcagatactgagggcagagagagagggggtactgagggggcagatactgagggcagagagagagagggtataaaggtcccggctgtaggggatctggatgtgggtcggatctcagagacattactcacaggcttagctgggattgtgactggggtagaGGGAAGGTTCCCTGGGCAGGGggctacagagctggtactggatataaacacggctgggaataaagtatctgtatcaggggatggGAAAATTGcttcctactcacatacagaccagcgtcgcccccaaaccccagagagatttcagtatcctcaggctttaagcaccaggagtttcccctcagggcgacattactgggaagtggagggcagtgaatcagggggctggggggtaggggcggcctatcccagtatagagaggggagggggtcagtcctggattgggaataataacaagtcctggtgtttgtacagATGGGATAATAACTATACAGTGAGACATGACAAGAGAGACACAGATTTACCCCAcgccccttcctgcaggagaatcaggatctcattggactatgaggccggacgcctgtccttttatgagctgagtgagccaatcaggcacttacacaccttcactgcctccttcactgagccccttcatgctgcattctgggtatggggggaagcaggaagtgcAGGGCCAATGTGCGTATGTACCCTGTGCCCTGTCTGTACGTAACTGTCTGTTCCAGCTGCCAGTGTTGGGCCAATAGAAGCAGAGCCCAGTCACTTACAAATAGGGGCACAGGGGGCAAAGGGCAAAGATATAGGTGCCGCCTCCATAATATAAGTGAAAAAGTCACATGAAAATGCAACACGTATGTTATTTGTCTGTGGGTTTCACTTCTACAAGTAACCTTTGCATATTGCTGTGGCGCTGCTACTGCCTTTTATTGGGTTCCTTtgggtcaggttctctggtgggtccCATGTGGCACTAGTAGGGGaacagtatatatctatatatctatatatatgtatcatgGTGATTGTTATTAATAATGATTGTCCCCCAATAAAGTGCTAGTGGGATGGGGCACATTACAGTGACCCCCAGTGGTGCCCTGTGACATTGCCTTTAAAGACTAAGTAAACCCATGGCACCTACTATATCACCTAAAGGTAACTCTAATGGGGGTCCCTAGGGGAGAACCTTTGCTTCCATATTTTAGTTCATTTCTCTGCAGTCGATTGCAGATCTGATTCAAGGGTGACACAATATTTAGGGAGATGAGAGATAGGGGGACCCTCACTGTGACTATACTGAGCCCCACTGACTGCTTGGGGGTCATTCACACCCACTTTGGAAGGTGGATCCTTATGATGTCAGGGTTGGAGGGTTTGGGAATGAATAAAGTTCCTAATCCCATGGGATTGATGCACCTATTTGTATTGTATATAATTTAAACAAACACAATAAATCTGATAACTAAATCTTTATGGTCGGTTTTTTGCTTCCTATTAAATTGCAGTTTCCGAGCCCCAGAGGCCAGAATGCGGCTACGGCGCCAGAGTCCATTAATAATACAAGTGCAAAGTAGACCAATCAGGGGCGCACtgatgtttttacccacaatgccatggTTTCCCAACAGAATTCCAGTATTTTTGTGGCAGCCTGTTAAACAGTAAGTAAACCTTTCATTTTAATATCCCTAAAaagactctaaacagcccccaaaagGGCAGACCCCTCCCCCTACATGGAGTCTGATGTCCTTTCTAAGAGAGAAACTGACCCAATCAGCAGAATGCTCCGCCCCTTTAGTATACCATGCGTTTGCGCCATGTTCCACCAATGCAGCCACAAATCTCACACACGTTGGGACTCCCTGTTTTTATAATGTACAGTAGAAACCCACGTTTTCTAGGGCTGCCACACctccccccctatatatatatatatatatatatagagagagagagagagagagagagagagagagagagagagagagaaagggaatcTTAAATGAGCTGCCTGAGATTCTAACAAGAAAAGCTGTGTATAAGTATTACCTGAAATCCCGTGTGGGGAAGCTTTATGTATAGAGATGGGATATTTATAAAAGGAAAATGTATGAAGAACTGGAGGTGAGTATGGTTGGATgttaaagggaccctgccatgatatttatggggcactgtttatctctaaatgacactgttacatagtgTTTAGTATTGGGGATTGGAAAATTAGTTATaccccaggcctgaatgggttaacatatTTCAAGTGGGCAACTGACTTGCCATTCACACTATCcctcacataccccattgttccttatGTCTGGAATGTGATTTATAGGGAACATATGGAACATCTCAGGGGTAATACAGGGGGAGGGGTTTTCCAACAGGggtatatatcagcaacaaaaggctggtctcacagacaaacacacacacagccctgacacacacacacacatacattttcaatactttaaatgaatacatacatacactttgTATTgcattgggaagctgtcaattaAGTTTCTGTAGTTTCTGTAActtatttccacacattaaatatatcaccttggtgagtggtgtttgttgaccatagtacctacacaaatatattagagaaataAATTTATAATGGCGAGTCCATTCAAAATATAGACCTGGacactacacatatacacactctgtcagcttcaaagggggacagaagggtgtagctgaactgaagctcccagatgtctatatgagtaaaagaacctagaagtcacttgtgtaagtattaatagcggcgcaggaggaatattctgctttccggtgagtatggattttcttgataatttggctaggaaaagcaaatttgagtttaaaatcccACATAGAATTATGTCTGATGCAGAGATATGGTCAGATCTgtacagtcagtgtgtgggggcaaatgtaaagttagaagaaggaatgtcattttctaaGATGAAGCACAAgattaacaatgttatgttaatggggaaaacatttaatatgttgatgtgctCAGGTAGGGAGGGAAA
This sequence is a window from Xenopus tropicalis strain Nigerian chromosome 2, UCB_Xtro_10.0, whole genome shotgun sequence. Protein-coding genes within it:
- the LOC100491521 gene encoding E3 ubiquitin-protein ligase TRIM39-like, with translation MEAADLRAELSCSVCRNIYTNPVILPCGHNFCLICIEKTWDWQEGIEEDPSCPECRQRYGQKPELIKNLTLRNIAERFLSTDPEPDGTENSGNRKCSTHNKLLDCYCYEDGAPVCVYCCLAREHRGHRVELLSEASEKKKEKLRKVLEKLSPEREETEGQIQRLQERMRKVAEVAAGETERVTALFRGIREELEALEKRLSEPQRPECGYGARVH